A genomic window from Salvia splendens isolate huo1 chromosome 11, SspV2, whole genome shotgun sequence includes:
- the LOC121755495 gene encoding KH domain-containing protein HEN4-like, translating to MHGPNSNSNPNAAAARPNSKPPQPPLLIPPGHVAFRLLCHASRIGGLIGKSGHIIKQLQLLTSSRIRVEDPPPSSDNRVISVVASPAVVKRIKLCAEEESNGGAEIEGGGGEEVWFDVSAGQEGVVRVFERVVQVAAEGEAVISGVVSCRLLVSKFHGGAVIGKGGKVVEKIRKDTGCKIKVLAVEKNYSNLPSMDEIVEIEGLGLAVKKALVAVTSRIQECPPSEETRSYPTRPLESEPLPIQTVDLPQQQSPILQPTPSNYINHSWGGGTSLVPEKVSYISPTIPQLEVVFKILCPNEHVGSIIGKGGCIVKAIQHETGASISIGSPVENCDERLITITAMESVEYKYSPAQKATIVVFTRSTETGLLKGFRSDPKESPVSARVLLASNQVGCLLGKGGAIISEMRKMTSTSLRIIGGDQVPNCASENEEVLQITGEFANVQDALYKVTGRLRDNMFSNRMLSGNRNRNYSRTDNDAYGIVRNRPTYGSHQSLADSDKTNEHKSLTQSMDHLAISNNNDRLLTPSSFTSMALSGVNQGNIMANGRSLATVKSGEQIGSGTRPAIAENTMTVEVVVPEAAVGSISGENNIDFARLRQISRATVILQEACPGTTDRTVVISGTPDETQAAQSLLQAFILSGS from the exons ATGCACGGccccaattccaattccaaccccaacgccgccgccgcccgccctaATTCCAAGCCCCCTCAGCCGCCGCTCCTAATCCCCCCCGGCCACGTCGCCTTCCGCCTTCTCTGCCACGCCTCCCGCATCGGCGGCCTCATCGGCAAATCCGGCCACATCATCAAGCAACTCCAGCTCCTCACCAGCTCCCGCATCCGTGTCGAGGACCCTCCCCCCTCCTCCGACAACCGCGTCATCAGCGTCGTCGCCTCCCCCGCCGTCGTCAAGCGAATCAAGCTCTGCGCCGAGGAGGAGAGCAATGGCGGCGCCGAAATTGAAGGCGGCGGAGGGGAGGAGGTGTGGTTTGACGTCTCGGCGGGGCAGGAGGGGGTGGTGAGGGTGTTTGAGAGGGTGGTGCAGGTGGCGGCGGAGGGGGAAGCGGTGATTTCCGGGGTCGTTTCGTGTAGGCTGTTGGTGAGTAAGTTTCATGGGGGAGCGGTGATTGGGAAAggggggaaggtggtggagAAGATTAGGAAGGATACTGGTTGTAAGATTAAGGTGTTGGCGGTGGAGAAGAATTATTCGAATTTACCATCCATGGATGAAATCGTTGAG ATTGAAGGTCTTGGTTTGGCTGTCAAAAAAGCACTTGTTGCTGTCACTAGTCGCATTCAAGAGTGTCCACCTTCCGAGGAAACAAGATCATATCCTACCAGGCCTCTTGAATCAGAACCCTTGCCAATTCAAACTGTTGATCTGCCCCAGCAGCAGAGCCCAATATTGCAACCTACACCTTCGAACTATATAAATCATTCCTGGGGAGGAGGTACATCATTAGTACCTGAGAAGGTCTCCTATATAAGCCCTACAATACCACAACTAGAAGTGGTTTTTAAGATACTCTGCCCCAATGAACACGTTGGCAGCATTATTGGAAAGGGAGGATGTATCGTTAAGGCTATTCAACATGAAACTGGTGCTTCTATAAGTATTGGGTCGCCTGTAGAAAACTGTGATGAACGATTGATAACCATTACGGCAATGGAG AGTGTAGAATATAAATACTCACCTGCACAGAAAGCAACTATTGTTGTGTTTACTAGATCCACAGAGACTGGTCTTTTGAAGGGATTCCGTTCAGATCCAAAAGAATCACCTGTATCAGCTCGAGTTCTGTTGGCATCAAACCAAGTTGGTTGCCTACTGGGAAAAGGAGGCGCGATCATTTCAGAGATGAGAAAGATGACTAGCACTAGCCTAAGGATCATTGGGGGTGACCAAGTTCCAAATTGTGCCTCTGAAAATGAAGAAGTTTTACAG ATTACAGGAGAGTTTGCTAATGTACAAGATGCTCTGTATAAGGTGACTGGTAGATTGCGAGATAATATGTTCTCCAACAGAATGTTGAGTGGAAACAGGAATCGTAATTATTCAAGGACTGACAATGATGCATATGGCATCGTAAGAAACCGTCCTACTTATGGATCACATCAATCTTTAGCTGACTCAGACAAAACCAACGAACACAAATCCTTAACTCAGAGCATGGATCATCTTGCAATTTCCAATAATAACGATCGATTGTTGACACCTAGTTCATTCACATCAATG GCTCTCTCTGGAGTAAACCAGGGAAATATTATGGCTAATGGCAGAAGTTTAGCTACAGTTAAAAGTGGTGAACAAATCGGCAG TGGAACTAGACCCGCAATCGCAGAAAATACTATGACAGTAGAAGTCGTTGTTCCTGAGGCTGCGGTTGGCTCCATATCCGGGGAGAACAATATTGATTTCGCTAGGTTGCGACAG ATATCTCGAGCCACGGTCATACTGCAAGAAGCTTGTCCTGGAACGACAGATAGAACAGTTGTTATATCCGGGACACCAGATGAAACGCAGGCTGCCCAAAGCCTGCTCCAAGCATTCATACTATCTGGATCATAG
- the LOC121755496 gene encoding costars family protein-like has protein sequence MNVDEEVERLKEEIKRLGKPQSDGSYTVTFGVIFNDDRCANIFEALVGTLRAAKKRKILTYDGELLLQGVHDNVEIKLKAEAVPVDAAASS, from the exons ATGAACGTAGACGAAGAGGTGGAGCGTCTCAAAGAGGAGATCAAGCGTCTCGGCAAACCTCAATCCGACGGCTCCTACACG GTTACATTCGGTGTGATATTTAATGATGATAGGTGTGCTAACATCTTTGAAGCTCTAGTTGGAACGCTGCGTGCAGCAAAGAAGCGAAAAATTCTCACATACGATGGGGAGCTGCTGTTGCAGGGAGTCCATGACAACGTCGAGATCAAGCTGAAAGCAGAAGCAGTACCAGTTGATGCAGCTGCGAGTAGCTAA